One genomic segment of Bombina bombina isolate aBomBom1 chromosome 4, aBomBom1.pri, whole genome shotgun sequence includes these proteins:
- the LOC128657680 gene encoding zinc finger MYM-type protein 1-like, translating into MPHGVHKSKRPSGCQQRKAKEARTKSIKTLAGSMLQYVKRPDDGQGSSKDTACESPIDIADSSDAIASMHSAEEQEVEMAESEVEEQGAEMAESEAEENLQILCDVSFWEIPVPDHFRVEIIKKGSASFQNKDGPFSVVKRPDAKAEIKGAVRQLTKEWFYKMMPNGEKILRSWMVYSPVSENLYCFCCRLFAISATDTISKFVTGFQKWWKLNPKVNNHETSEDHLRCLENWKTLAAGLKMHKTIDAENIALMEIEKKKWRDILHRLLDITLFLAKQNLAFRGHKEDESSFNKGNFLEMVEMLSKYDSVLKEHLIRLKRSTCKLKVSVSYLAPKTQNEFISVLANHVKEKLVMEIKSAKYFGIMFDSTPDISHTDQMSEVIRYVKISNRKVEVKEVFLGFFPLTSKKAADLSSEILKKMESDGLDIMMCRAQGYDNAATMAGKHGGVQSILKEKNKKAIFNGCVDHSLNLCGQHSFAENASCVTFFGTLQTMFSFFSASTHRWDVLIDHTGMSVKRLSTTRRSAHHAAVKPVKEKFDKFVEAIGDLCDPDENLETRGAAQVLLNALSDFTFLCYLYFWSDVLQEVNDAQQYLQTKGLSLDKVVTKLETLRLFLYEERIRLVEHAIEQALLKSEEYGIAVERRARFKKRMPGEQARDAGLSLQEENKRGMLECIDRFHSEIQNRSRAIMEVAGMFEAVQAKSLISATEEELKVSIPKLSNFYDEVSESELFLEIPRLRRHLKAAQINLEEVKDWATLEVLTFIAKWDFIESLPTLSLSLKLFLTICVSVASCERSFSKLKLIKNYLRSTMGQSRLSDLSILSIESELAKDIDFHEVINNFAALKARKAKF; encoded by the exons ATGCCACATGGAGTGCATAAATCAAAGAGGCCAAGTGGATGCCAGCAAAGAAAAGCAAAAGAGGCAAGAACTAAATCAATCAAAACACTTGCTGGATCCATGCTTCAGTATGTTAAAAGACCAGATGATGGCCAGGGTTCATCTAAAGACACTGCTTGTGAGTCTCCGATTGATATAGCTGATTCTTCGGATGCCATTGCTAGCATGCATTCTGCAGAAGAGCAAGAAGTGGAAATGGCAGAATCTGAAGTAGAAGAGCAAGGAGCAGAAATGGCAGAATCTGAAGCAGAAGAGA ATTTGCAAATTTTATGTGATGTTTCTTTCTGGGAGATACCAGTTCCAGACCATTTTCGGGTTGAAATCATCAAAAAGGGAAGTGCTTCTTTTCAGAATAAAGATGGTCCTTTCAGTGTTGTGAAAAGGCCAGATGCAAAAGCTGAAATAAAGGGAGCTGTGCGCCAACTTACAAAAGAGTGGTTTTACAAGATGATGCCTAATGGCGAGAAAATTCTGCGATCTTGGATGGTTTACTCACCTGTCAGTGAGAATTTATACTGTTTTTGCTGCCGACTGTTTGCCATTAGTGCTACAGATACCATATCCAAATTTGTGACTGGGTTTCAGAAGTGGTGGAAACTGAACCCGAAAGTAAATAACCACGAGACATCTGAAGATCACCTACGTTGCCTTGAAAATTGGAAAACTTTGGCAGCAGGACTGAAAATGCACAAAACCATTGATGCCGAAAATATTGCCTTGATGGAAATTGAGAAGAAAAAGTGGAGGGACATCTTGCACAGATTGCTTGACATCACATTGTTTCTTGCCAAACAGAATCTGGCATTCCGTGGCCACAAGGAAGATGAATCTTCATTCAATAAAGGGAACTTTCTTGAGATGGTTGAGATGCTTTCAAAATATGATTCAGTATTGAAAGAGCACCTAATTAGATTAAAGCGGAGCACATGTAAACTTAAAGTATCGGTTTCATATCTTGCACCAAAAACTCAGAATGAGTTTATAAGTGTCCTGGCAAATCATGTGAAGGAGAAGCTTGTCATGGAGATAAAGTCTGCAAAGTACTTTGGGATCATGTTTGACAGCACACCTGACATATCCCATACTGACCAGATGTCAGAAGTGATCAGATATGTAAAAATCAGCAATAGGAAAGTTGAAGTAAAAGAAGTATTTCTAGGATttttccctttaacctc gaaaAAAGCTGCTGACCTCAGTTCTGAAATTCTCAAAAAAATGGAAAGTGATGGATTGGACATAATGATGTGCCGCGCTCAGGGCTATGATAATGCTGCCACTATGGCTGGAAAACATGGTGGTGTACAGTCAATTCTTAAGGAAAAGAACAAAAAAGCTATTTTTAATGGATGTGTGGACCATTCTCTTAACTTGTGCGGGCAGCACTCTTTTGCTGAAAATGCATCATGTGTGACATTTTTTGGAACTCTTCAGacaatgttttctttcttttctgctTCCACCCATCGATGGGATGTATTAATTGACCATACTGGAATGTCAGTGAAAAGGCTATCAACAACACGCCGGAGTGCTCATCATGCTGCAGTTAAGCCAGTAAAAGAAAAATTTGACAAGTTTGTAGAGGCGATTGGAGATCTTTGTGATCCAGATGAAAATTTGGAGACAAGAGGAGCAGCACAAGTTCTTTTGAATGCTCTCTCTGATTTCACTTTTCTGTGCTACCTGTACTTCTggtctgatgtacttcaggaagttAATGATGCACAGCAGTACCTGCAGACTAAGGGCTTAAGTCTCGACAAAGTGGTGACAAAGCTAGAGACGCTGAGACTTTTTCTGTACGAGGAACGCATTCGCCTAGTGGAACATGCAATTGAACAGGCTCTTTTAAAATCTGAGGAATATGGAATTGCAGTAGAGAGAAGAGCCAGGTTCAAGAAGAGGATGCCAGGGGAGCAGGCAAGAGATGCTGGACTCAGTCTGCAagaagaaaataagagggggatgcTTGAGTGCATTGATCGCTTTCATTCTGAAATCCAAAACAGATCAAGAGCCATCATGGAAGTAGCAGGCATGTTTGAGGCAGTTCAAGCTAAGAGTCTCATATCTGCCACTGAAGAAGAATTAAAGGTGTCCATTCCAAAATTGTCCAATTTCTATGATGAGGTATCTGAGAGTGAGCTTTTCCTTGAAATACCAAGGCTGAGAAGGCACCTGAAAGCAGCACAGATTAATCTGGAAGAAGTCAAAGACTGGGCAACATTAGAAGTTTTGACATTTATAGCTAAATGGGACTTCATAGAATCTCTTCCAACCCTGTCACTGAGCCTAAAATTATTTCTGACAATCTGTGTGTCTGTGGCTTCATGTGAGAGGAGCTTTTCAAAGCTTAAACTTATTAAGAATTATCTGCGATCTACAATGGGACAGTCAAGGCTTTCTGATCTTTCGATATTATCCATTGAAAGTGAGTTAGCGAAAGACATTGATTTCCATGAAGTGATTAACAATTTCGCTGCTTTGAAGGCCAGGAAAGCAAAGTTCTGA